From Vibrio crassostreae, one genomic window encodes:
- the murI gene encoding glutamate racemase, with the protein MVVSDSLQKNILIFDSGVGGLSVYKEISQLLPNHNYIYVFDNEAYPYGELDQQVLIQRVQNIVASFVASHAIDIVVIACNTASTIVLPTLRANNLIPIVGVVPAIKPASLLANKAVGLIATPATITREYTHELIKNFSSNKRVELLGSTRLVDMAEDKLRGEEISLEELQQILQPMINTIDVAVLGCTHFPLIKSEIQQVLGESVVLIDSGKAIAKRVQDLLGLESINKEGGVREVFCSALPKKESALNSMLKQLGFNSVQIRPLQDV; encoded by the coding sequence ATCGTTGTGTCGGATAGTCTACAAAAAAACATATTGATCTTTGATTCTGGAGTTGGCGGTCTGTCTGTATATAAAGAGATAAGCCAGTTACTACCAAATCACAACTATATCTATGTATTCGATAACGAGGCTTACCCATATGGTGAGCTCGACCAGCAAGTCCTCATTCAGCGAGTCCAAAATATCGTCGCCAGTTTTGTGGCGAGTCACGCTATTGATATTGTGGTGATAGCTTGTAATACGGCCAGTACGATAGTCCTGCCTACACTTCGCGCTAATAACCTTATCCCTATTGTCGGTGTTGTCCCGGCAATCAAACCTGCCTCGTTACTGGCTAATAAAGCGGTTGGACTTATTGCAACTCCTGCGACGATTACTCGTGAATACACACACGAGCTCATCAAAAACTTCTCGAGTAATAAAAGAGTAGAGCTGTTGGGTTCAACTCGGCTGGTGGATATGGCCGAAGATAAACTCAGAGGTGAGGAGATTAGTCTTGAAGAGTTACAGCAAATCCTTCAACCGATGATCAACACAATTGATGTGGCCGTATTAGGGTGTACCCATTTCCCACTGATCAAATCAGAGATTCAACAAGTATTAGGTGAAAGTGTAGTGCTGATAGATTCTGGTAAAGCGATAGCTAAGCGGGTTCAAGATTTGTTAGGTTTGGAAAGCATTAATAAAGAAGGGGGAGTGCGTGAGGTTTTTTGTAGTGCACTTCCTAAAAAAGAAAGTGCACTAAATAGTATGTTAAAGCAGTTAGGGTTTAACTCAGTTCAGATTCGTCCGCTTCAGGATGTTTAG
- a CDS encoding RNA recognition motif domain-containing protein: MNSKKSMLLIVALAVLGGIVFSQVDISPAITFILGVLASAFVVNFSSTDSKSDSEPKASTKTLYVGNLPYKANESHVRELFSEHGEVFAVRLMKDKRTGKRRGFGFVVMASNDVNHAISALNDKDYMQRTLKVRVANDPKHPEADESELS, from the coding sequence ATGAACTCAAAAAAATCGATGTTGTTAATTGTCGCACTGGCTGTATTAGGCGGCATTGTTTTCTCTCAGGTAGATATATCGCCTGCAATTACCTTTATCCTTGGTGTCTTGGCTTCCGCTTTTGTTGTTAACTTTTCAAGCACCGACTCAAAATCAGATTCAGAACCTAAGGCTTCAACCAAAACACTTTATGTGGGTAACCTTCCATATAAAGCGAACGAATCACATGTACGTGAATTATTCTCAGAGCATGGTGAAGTATTTGCAGTACGTTTAATGAAAGACAAACGTACTGGTAAAAGAAGAGGCTTTGGATTTGTTGTTATGGCAAGTAATGATGTGAATCATGCAATCTCTGCACTTAACGATAAAGATTACATGCAACGCACTTTAAAAGTACGTGTTGCAAATGATCCTAAACATCCTGAAGCGGACGAATCTGAACTGAGTTAA
- a CDS encoding Dph6-related ATP pyrophosphatase has translation MKKKVVISWSSGKDSTLTLERLLESAEYEVVALYTTYVGDEVPFQVTPIDVVAMQAQLIGLPLITIELPEVFPSNEIYQSTIVSALEGSCLSIDAVAFGDMFCNGIADYRKSYIEPAGWECVFPLMGESSQALASEIINRGIETLLVTVDRDALDMSYCGKEYTPELIDSLPSHVDPCGEDGEFHTLVTSAPCFKGKLKIELENVEQGERFVHQRYQACII, from the coding sequence ATGAAAAAGAAAGTCGTCATAAGCTGGTCATCAGGTAAAGACTCTACCTTAACCCTAGAGCGTTTGCTTGAGAGTGCTGAGTATGAAGTTGTTGCTCTTTATACTACCTATGTTGGAGATGAAGTCCCTTTCCAGGTAACTCCTATTGATGTCGTTGCCATGCAGGCACAATTAATCGGTTTGCCACTCATCACCATAGAGCTTCCTGAAGTGTTCCCGAGCAATGAGATTTACCAAAGTACGATTGTCTCAGCATTGGAAGGGTCTTGCTTATCAATTGATGCGGTCGCATTTGGCGATATGTTTTGCAATGGCATTGCCGACTATAGAAAAAGCTATATAGAACCGGCTGGCTGGGAGTGTGTGTTTCCACTAATGGGAGAGAGTAGCCAGGCTCTTGCTAGTGAGATAATAAACAGAGGAATCGAAACCTTACTCGTCACAGTTGATAGAGATGCACTAGATATGAGCTATTGCGGGAAAGAATACACGCCTGAACTAATAGACAGTTTGCCAAGTCACGTCGACCCATGTGGAGAAGATGGTGAGTTCCATACACTAGTGACGTCAGCACCGTGTTTTAAAGGAAAGCTCAAGATAGAGTTAGAAAATGTAGAGCAAGGTGAGCGTTTTGTTCATCAACGCTATCAGGCTTGCATTATATAG